The following are encoded together in the Peribacillus sp. FSL H8-0477 genome:
- the folB gene encoding dihydroneopterin aldolase, translating to MDKIFVNQMEFYGYHGVFPEENRLGQRFVVDLIIETDLSAAGKSDQLDDSINYGELYGVCKEVVEGEQYNLVEAIAEQIAARVLTQFSNVQTCTVKVFKPDPPIPGHYKSVAVEIKRGR from the coding sequence GTGGATAAAATTTTTGTGAATCAAATGGAGTTTTATGGCTATCATGGCGTATTTCCAGAAGAAAATCGTCTTGGTCAACGGTTTGTGGTAGACCTTATTATAGAAACAGATCTTTCTGCTGCCGGTAAGAGTGATCAATTAGATGATTCTATTAATTATGGAGAGTTGTATGGGGTGTGCAAAGAAGTCGTAGAGGGTGAACAGTATAACTTGGTCGAAGCAATAGCAGAACAAATTGCCGCACGAGTGCTTACTCAGTTTTCTAATGTACAGACCTGTACTGTAAAAGTATTTAAACCTGATCCTCCCATTCCAGGGCATTATAAATCCGTAGCGGTGGAAATAAAGAGGGGACGTTAA